From a single Pleurodeles waltl isolate 20211129_DDA chromosome 8, aPleWal1.hap1.20221129, whole genome shotgun sequence genomic region:
- the LOC138249346 gene encoding enolase-phosphatase E1-like gives MDCKEAVIETTQVTDCEEAVIETTQVMDCKEAAIETTQVMDCKEAVIETTQVTDCEEAAIETTQVMDCEETVIETTQVMDCKEAAIETTQVMDCKEAVIETTQVTDCEEAAIETTHVLDCKEAAIETTQVMDCKEAAIETTQVTDCEEAAIETTHVMDCKEAAIERTQVMDCKEAAIETTQVMDCKEAVIETTQVTDCEEAAIETTHVMDCKEAAIETTHVMDCEEVAIETTQVTDCEEAAIETTQVTDCKEAATETTQVTDCKEAAIETTQVMDCKEAVIETTQVTDCEEAAIETTHVMDCKEAAIETTHVMDCEEVAIETTQVTDCEEAAIETTQVTDCKEAATETTKVTDCKEAAIETTQVTDCKEAANETTQVMDCKEAAIETTQVKDCKEAAIETTQVTDCEEAAIETTQVTDCEEAAIETTQVKDCKEAAIETTQVMDCEEAAIETTQVTDCKEAAIETTQVTDYEEAAIETTQVMDCKEAAIETTQVTDCEEAAIETTQVKDCKEAAIETTQVTDCEEAAIETTQVKDCKEAARRQRLKQPK, from the coding sequence ATGGACTGTAAGGAGGCAGTGATTGAAACAACCCAAGTGACGGACTGTGAGGAGGCAGTGATTGAAACAACCCAAGTGATGGACTGTAAGGAGGCAGCGATTGAAACAACCCAAGTGATGGACTGTAAGGAGGCAGTGATTGAAACAACCCAAGTGACTGACTGTGAGGAGGCAGCGATTGAAACAACCCAAGTGATGGACTGTGAGGAGACAGTGATTGAAACAACCCAAGTGATGGACTGTAAGGAGGCAGCGATTGAAACAACCCAAGTGATGGACTGTAAGGAGGCAGTGATTGAAACAACCCAAGTGACAGACTGTGAGGAGGCAGCGATTGAAACAACCCACGTGTTGGACTGTAAGGAGGCAGCGATTGAAACAACCCAAGTGATGGACTGTAAGGAGGCAGCGATTGAAACAACCCAAGTGACGGACTGTGAGGAGGCAGCGATTGAAACAACCCACGTGATGGACTGTAAGGAGGCAGCGATTGAAAGAACCCAAGTGATGGACTGTAAGGAGGCAGCGATTGAAACAACCCAAGTGATGGACTGTAAGGAGGCAGTGATTGAAACAACCCAAGTGACAGACTGTGAGGAGGCAGCCATTGAAACAACCCACGTGATGGACTGTAAGGAGGCAGCGATTGAAACAACCCACGTGATGGATTGTGAGGAGGTAGCGATTGAAACAACCCAAGTGACAGACTGTGAGGAGGCAGCGATTGAAACAACCCAAGTGACGGACTGTAAGGAGGCAGCGACTGAAACAACCCAAGTGACGGACTGTAAGGAGGCAGCGATTGAAACAACCCAAGTGATGGACTGTAAGGAGGCAGTGATTGAAACAACCCAAGTGACAGACTGTGAGGAGGCAGCCATTGAAACAACCCACGTGATGGACTGTAAGGAGGCAGCGATTGAAACAACCCACGTGATGGATTGTGAGGAGGTAGCGATTGAAACAACCCAAGTGACAGACTGTGAGGAGGCAGCGATTGAAACAACCCAAGTGACGGACTGTAAGGAGGCAGCGACTGAAACAACCAAAGTGACGGACTGTAAGGAGGCAGCGATTGAAACAACCCAAGTGACGGACTGTAAGGAGGCAGCGAATGAAACAACCCAAGTGATGGACTGTAAGGAGGCAGCGATTGAAACAACCCAAGTGAAGGACTGTAAGGAGGCAGCGATTGAAACAACCCAAGTGACGGACTGTGAGGAGGCAGCGATTGAAACAACCCAAGTGACGGACTGTGAGGAGGCAGCGATTGAAACAACCCAAGTGAAGGACTGTAAGGAGGCAGCGATTGAAACAACCCAAGTGATGGACTGTGAGGAGGCAGCGATTGAAACAACCCAAGTGACGGACTGTAAGGAGGCAGCGATTGAAACAACCCAAGTGACGGACTATGAGGAGGCAGCGATTGAAACAACCCAAGTGATGGACTGTAAGGAGGCAGCGATTGAAACAACCCAAGTGACGGACTGTGAGGAGGCAGCGATTGAAACAACCCAAGTGAAGGACTGTAAGGAGGCAGCGATTGAAACAACCCAAGTGACGGACTGTGAGGAGGCAGCGATTGAAACAACCCAAGTGAAGGACTGTAAGGAGGCAGCGAGGAGGCAGCGATTGAAACAACCCAAGTGA